The segment TGGCTGGCGCCCATTGCGACGATTTTGATTTCCTCAGCCATTGCCCATGACGGGAACGACAACAAATAAAACACTAGAAACACATTCCGCGTTAGGTTTGTCATGTCGACCGGCCTGTAATGAGTCTGATCCTAGGCTGGGGAAGATTTGTCTCTATTATAACAGACAGTGGGATTTTTTGTACCCTGAATTTGAAAATGTAGACGCGGCGCGCGTGGATGGGGTTGCGCGCTGGGGAGTTATCGAGTTTAAAATTACTCCCGGCGGGCGAACGCATCGCCCGCCGGGGTCGCAGGATGGGATGAGAGCGGCGTTCGCTTATCCGGCCGATTCAGCAAAACATTTTCCGGGCATTTCGATGGGCGGAAGGCTTTTGTTTTCTATCGAGCCGCCCAAGATTTCCTGCCCATCGGGCCGGACCCGCATCGCTTCGCCGGCTTTCGGCTTGTTGCGCACGCCGGCTCCGATGCGGATCACGACCAGGTTGCCCGCGCCGGTGTTGAGATAGCGATAATACGCGCCCTTCGGCAGGAGCACTCCCTGATAAGGCTTCAGGCGCATCTCATTGCCTTTTTCATCGAACACGCTCATCTCGCCTTCCAGCACGATGAACGAATGGTCTTCATCGAGGTGGGTGTGAATCTCATTCTCGCCGCCTTCGGCATTGATCTTGGTGTGGATCCACATATTCGGCGTCTCGGCGACGAGCTGGGTCACCCGGCCCTGTTGCATGTACGGGGTTTTCAACGAGAACATCTTGGCCTTCGGTGTTTCGTCTTCTCTGACTCTGGCTGCGGCGGGTTCGCTCATATCGGCTCCTTTCCTTAATTATCCATGCTGTCAATATTAACTCTATGCGTTCACTCCGTCAATTTTTAGATCGTACAGTTTGATCACATTCTCGCGGGTTATTTTTCTGAGAACGTCCTTAGGGAGGTGGCCGAGCTCGCGGGCGATCACTTCGCGCGAGTGCGGCCAGGTCGAGGCCGCGTG is part of the Candidatus Binatia bacterium genome and harbors:
- a CDS encoding cupin domain-containing protein, which produces MSEPAAARVREDETPKAKMFSLKTPYMQQGRVTQLVAETPNMWIHTKINAEGGENEIHTHLDEDHSFIVLEGEMSVFDEKGNEMRLKPYQGVLLPKGAYYRYLNTGAGNLVVIRIGAGVRNKPKAGEAMRVRPDGQEILGGSIENKSLPPIEMPGKCFAESAG